From the genome of Zalophus californianus isolate mZalCal1 chromosome 6, mZalCal1.pri.v2, whole genome shotgun sequence, one region includes:
- the LOC113908561 gene encoding translation initiation factor IF-2-like, with amino-acid sequence MATGKCCLKLQSVCLPKQGWLTDSVAQRDSGQAPARRRVVAGGGDAVPAGRGRRPAARRAAAAATRGRAGPAGHRPPPADPEVRPPPVSRVARARRTPAGFCPQPPAATAPRRRGVFGSRQNGPLPARKVRARTASVLFPLPLSLSGLVW; translated from the coding sequence ATGGCAACCGGCAAGTGTTGCCTGAAACTGCAGAGTGTGTGTTTACCCAAACAGGGGTGGCTCACTGACAGCGTCGCCCAGCGAGACTCTGGCCAGGCGCCCGCGAGGCGGCGGGTGGTCGCGGGGGGCGGGGACGCCGTCCCTGCGGGGAGAGGCCGGCGCCCGGCCGCGCGGAGAGCCGCAGCCGCCGCCACTCGGGGCCGGGCGGGACCCGCGGGCCATCGACCTCCGCCTGCCGACCCGGAGGTGCGACCGCCGCCGGTCAGCCGCGTGGCCCGCGCTCGGCGGACGCCGGCCGGGTTCTGTCCGCAGCCGCCTGCGGCTACGGCTCCGCGGCGGCGCGGGGTTTTCGGGAGCCGTCAAAACGGCCCTCTCCCCGCCCGGAAGGTTCGCGCGCGAACTGCTTCTGTGCTGTTTCCCCTTCCCCTGTCTCTCTCAGGATTAGTATGGtaa